Proteins from a single region of Acidimicrobiales bacterium:
- a CDS encoding GNAT family N-acetyltransferase, with protein MVELPRGCYQRATAMVTDQAHAIGFRPLRRSDFVTLAQWFREAEVARWWNPDASPEGIEEKYGPRVDGRDPTTTMWIVEVDDNAVGLAQHYRHLDHRAHDEAVEIPGAVGIDYLLSEVVAGRGLGALVLARFADLVLELTPDARTCVATPAQENRRSWRALEKAGFRRHGMCQPPDEPPAFAYRRDR; from the coding sequence GTGGTCGAGCTCCCCCGAGGCTGCTACCAGCGAGCGACGGCGATGGTGACCGACCAGGCGCACGCCATCGGGTTTCGGCCGTTGCGACGGTCGGACTTCGTGACGCTGGCCCAGTGGTTCCGTGAGGCGGAGGTGGCACGGTGGTGGAATCCCGACGCCTCACCGGAGGGGATCGAGGAGAAGTACGGGCCCAGGGTCGATGGCCGAGACCCCACCACGACGATGTGGATCGTGGAGGTCGACGACAACGCCGTCGGCCTGGCCCAGCACTACCGCCACCTGGACCACCGCGCCCACGACGAGGCTGTGGAGATCCCCGGTGCGGTCGGCATCGACTACCTGCTGTCGGAGGTGGTGGCCGGGCGCGGCCTCGGCGCCCTGGTCCTGGCCCGCTTCGCCGACCTCGTCCTCGAGCTGACGCCCGACGCCCGCACCTGCGTGGCAACGCCGGCCCAGGAGAACCGACGATCGTGGCGAGCCCTGGAGAAGGCCGGCTTCCGACGCCACGGGATGTGCCAACCACCCGACGAGCCGCCGGCCTTCGCCTACCGCCGGGATCG